The genomic window TTGTTTTTTACGGCCTCAAGATTGGTCCAGCCTGGTTTTGACGTTAACAGCTCCATTTCTTCCATGCTTCGTTTCATATCAAAACCACACGGTGCAATAACCAAAACCTCTGGATTATATTTCAGGATTTTATCCCACTGGGTTACAATAGAGTCGCCTCCAGGGTTAGACAACATATCAACGCCACCGGCTGCAGCAATCTGAAAAGGAATCCAGTGTCCGCAATTGTAGATGGGTTCGATCCACTCCATGAGCATAATCCTTTTTAAAGGAGCACGGTTTGCTCTAAGCTGATCTAAAATATGATCTGTTTTCTTTTGAAGGGCTGCCAGATAGTTTAACGCTACCTCTTCCTTTCCTAAAGCCCTGGCAATAGTAATGGCGCATTCGAAAACATCCTGTAAGTTATTTGGCGATAACGGTACAAGCGTAGGCTGTTTACTAAGCTTCATTACGGCTGTCTCGGTACAAACCGTATCGATATTGCACACCTCGCATATATCTTGCGTGAAAACCACATCAGGTGCGATGCTTTCCAGCAGTGCATCATCTACCCAATACAAACTTTTGCCTTGTGCTTTTGATGCCGAAAAGATGCGGTCTATTTCGATACTCGAATAGTTTTTGCCTTCTAGTATGCAACGTACAGCTTTCGGCTGGTCTGCGGCCTCTTTAGGGCATTCGAAAGTTACGCCATACAAGTATTCTTGCAGGCCCATATCGTAAATCATTTTTGTAGCGGCGGGTAAAAAGGAAACAACTTTCATTAGGATTTAAGATGTAAAAGGTAAATGGAATTGACGTTCTAAGTTAAAAAAAATCCTCTTTTGAATCGAATCAAAAGAGGATTTCTATGTTGTTTTTACTTGATAGATGTTATACCAAATAATAGATATTACTACAACTTTTGTGTCTGCAGTTTTAATACTGGGTATTTTGCTTTTAAAATTTCAAAAGCTCCAAAAAGCAAAGCACCATAAATCATTGTTCCTTCTAAAAATCTGATCTCGAATGGAATGGCTTTAATTAAGCAATCTATAAAACCATTTAAGTTTTGCGTATACAATGGGTTTTTATACCATGAACCGATATCACTTACAATCCAATGGATGAATACAATAACGATTGTAGATAGGAATAAGCTGGCAATATTTACCTTCTTTAATAAGAAACGGCCGGCCAAAACCATTAATGCAATTGCAAGGTATGTCCAAAGTTCTTGAACTAAAAACATATCTACATACTGTTTATAGATGGTTGTATAAAGTACTAAATCACTTAAAAACAAACTCAATAGCGGAAAAGCGAATGCTTTAAGATGATCTTTAAAATATGCTCCTCCAAATAAAGCTACTGCTCCTATTGATGAAAAATTGGCAAACTTTAATTCATCTGAGTTGAATGTTACCAGCAAACGTAAAACCGTTATTGCCAATATCATTAACAACAAAATTAAAGTGCGTGGATTAAATTTTAAATGAGACATGCTATTTCTGGTTAATATTTAAGCAAAGTTAAATTTTTATTAGCGGATATTAAAACTTACACCCGTATTAAAGTTGAAGTCCAGGCTATTGTAACCAATAATTTCGCTGTATTTTTCGTTCAGAATGTTTTTTGCATCAAAAAATATCTTTACGCGTTTCTTTGCCAATGCATATTCGGCATAAGCATTTAACAATTTATAAGCAGGTAGATTGTCGACTGTATACGTGTTAAAATTACCATCGGTACGTTTACCGAAATAACGGTAATTTGCACTTACATATAAATTGCTCGTAGCCTGTGCACCTGCAGTAATGCCAAATGTATGTTTTGATCTGCGGAAAAGATAGTTGGCAACGGCATTATCAACAAAGTTGAACTCATTGCCTTCAACATAAGCGTAATAGCCATTAATGTTAAACACACTGAATTTAACTGCTGGCTCAACTTCGAAACCTTTGGTTTTCTGACTTACCTGGTTAATGTATCCGTTAGGGTAAGCATAAATAATGGCGTCAGTTAAATCGCGTTTGTAACCTGCTAAACGTAAGCTAAATTTGTCGCCAGCAAAGCTAAAATTAACACCAGCTTCGTAATTCTTCGATTTTTCCGGCTTTAAATCCAAGTTAGCACCAAACTGACCAAAAAGCATGTTTAAGGTAGGGACTTTAAATGCTGTTGAAACCGTTCCAAATAATTTTATCTCCTTAATGATATTGATGCTTGGGGTAATTGAGTAGGTATAGTTTTCGCCATATTGTTCATGTTTATTGTAACGTCCGCCAACTTCAAGGTTAAACACACTTAAATCGTGTAAGAATAATGATCCGTAAGTGGCAAAAATGTTGGTTTCCGGTTTATTGCTTGCTGATGATAATTTCATCACACGGTTATCGATACCCACCAATAAATCGAGTTTGTTACCCAATTTTTGGTTGTAGAATAAATCCAATAGTGATACCCTTCCTTCGTTAATGCTTGGGTACTGGCTATGCGCATCGTTTCTGGTACTTTCGAAACTGTAGTTTAACGTTACTTTACCGGTTGCAAATTCGTATTTGGCATTGGTACCTGCAGCAAAGTTTTTAAGGATAGAATAATTGTTTGCATCGGTAAAAGCGCCACCATCGAACTTGTAATTGCCATAATAGTAACGTACAAATGGATTTACAGAGAAATGGTTATCCAGTTTGATTCCGAAATTCGCATTTAAGGCATCAGTTTTAAAGCCGTCTTTATCAAATATGGCTGTATTGTCCACAGGTGTTGCCGCTTCTGAAATTCCATCGGTTTTGGCGTGGGTATAGTTAATATTATACGAAAAACCTTCAACACCACCGTTTAAACCAATGGTTCCTTTGTAAGTTTCGTAACTGCCTGCACTGGCCACACCATAAATGGTATTGCCTTTTGGGCCACCTTTTTTAGTGATGATATTAATTACACCTGCAACAGCATCAGAACCATAAATGGTAGACTGACCGCCTCTTAAAATTTCAATGTGATCGATCTGATCGATAGAAATCAATCTTAAATCGAATGCACCTCCGTTTCCTGATGGATCGTTTTGCACTATACCATCAATTAAAACCACGGCATAAGCACTTCCTGCACCTCTAAAAAACACCGATTTGTTTAACCCTGGATTGCTGCTTGAACCTGCTACAATAATCCCTGCCTGCTCGCTAATAAGTTCTGGCAATGATTTCCCGTTACTGCGCTCCAATACTTCACGGCTAATGATCGTAACCACTTTACCTGTCTGTGATTGTTTCTGGTCATTTTTTG from Flavobacterium sp. W4I14 includes these protein-coding regions:
- a CDS encoding iron complex transport system substrate-binding protein (product_source=KO:K02016; cath_funfam=3.40.50.1980; cog=COG0614; ko=KO:K02016; pfam=PF01497; superfamily=53807); the encoded protein is MKVVSFLPAATKMIYDMGLQEYLYGVTFECPKEAADQPKAVRCILEGKNYSSIEIDRIFSASKAQGKSLYWVDDALLESIAPDVVFTQDICEVCNIDTVCTETAVMKLSKQPTLVPLSPNNLQDVFECAITIARALGKEEVALNYLAALQKKTDHILDQLRANRAPLKRIMLMEWIEPIYNCGHWIPFQIAAAGGVDMLSNPGGDSIVTQWDKILKYNPEVLVIAPCGFDMKRSMEEMELLTSKPGWTNLEAVKNNQVYIADFDMFTQPSIGTLIEGIEALACMFHPEIFKTDDRIAKKFINHSQYVKSFKSV
- a CDS encoding hypothetical protein (product_source=Hypo-rule applied; superfamily=48371; transmembrane_helix_parts=Outside_1_9,TMhelix_10_27,Inside_28_33,TMhelix_34_53,Outside_54_85,TMhelix_86_108,Inside_109_114,TMhelix_115_137,Outside_138_158,TMhelix_159_181,Inside_182_195); its protein translation is MSHLKFNPRTLILLLMILAITVLRLLVTFNSDELKFANFSSIGAVALFGGAYFKDHLKAFAFPLLSLFLSDLVLYTTIYKQYVDMFLVQELWTYLAIALMVLAGRFLLKKVNIASLFLSTIVIVFIHWIVSDIGSWYKNPLYTQNLNGFIDCLIKAIPFEIRFLEGTMIYGALLFGAFEILKAKYPVLKLQTQKL
- a CDS encoding vitamin B12 transporter (product_source=KO:K16092; cath_funfam=2.170.130.10,2.40.170.20; cleavage_site_network=SignalP-noTM; cog=COG4206; ko=KO:K16092; pfam=PF00593,PF07715; superfamily=56935); the protein is MNKKRMLTVAGLGLAQLMISQVANAQTQDSLQLKDVVISATKNDQKQSQTGKVVTIISREVLERSNGKSLPELISEQAGIIVAGSSSNPGLNKSVFFRGAGSAYAVVLIDGIVQNDPSGNGGAFDLRLISIDQIDHIEILRGGQSTIYGSDAVAGVINIITKKGGPKGNTIYGVASAGSYETYKGTIGLNGGVEGFSYNINYTHAKTDGISEAATPVDNTAIFDKDGFKTDALNANFGIKLDNHFSVNPFVRYYYGNYKFDGGAFTDANNYSILKNFAAGTNAKYEFATGKVTLNYSFESTRNDAHSQYPSINEGRVSLLDLFYNQKLGNKLDLLVGIDNRVMKLSSASNKPETNIFATYGSLFLHDLSVFNLEVGGRYNKHEQYGENYTYSITPSINIIKEIKLFGTVSTAFKVPTLNMLFGQFGANLDLKPEKSKNYEAGVNFSFAGDKFSLRLAGYKRDLTDAIIYAYPNGYINQVSQKTKGFEVEPAVKFSVFNINGYYAYVEGNEFNFVDNAVANYLFRRSKHTFGITAGAQATSNLYVSANYRYFGKRTDGNFNTYTVDNLPAYKLLNAYAEYALAKKRVKIFFDAKNILNEKYSEIIGYNSLDFNFNTGVSFNIR